The stretch of DNA CCCAGCGTCAGGGCGCGATCAGCGCTTCCTATCTGCAGCGCATGCTGAAGATCGGTTACAACCGCGCCGCTCGCATCGTCGAGGCGATGGAAGCCCAGGGTCTTGTGGCCAAAGCGGACGGCAGTAAACCACGTGCCTGGATAGGAACGTCGCCATGAATGCCTGGAAAGACGATAGCATGTATAACGCCTATCCGAAGCTCGTCGAGGACGGTTGCTCGACGACGGATGGCGTGCATCTGGAAATGCTCCGCAGCAAAAGTTTTGACGGCGGAATTCCGATGCTGACAGTTCCCGGCATGATCGGAACGGCTTCGATGTTTGCCGAGCGCATCGAAATGATTCAGCCAAGGCCGGGCATCGCGTTCAGTCATCGCGGCTGTGGTGGAAGCTCCAGTCCCAGCGAAGGCCATTATGATTTCGCGTCCCGCTGCCTCGATATCACGGCCGTGGTCGAGCATTATAAACTGCAGGAATACTTTCTGTACGCCTTCTCACGCGGCGTGCCGCTGGCCGTTCAGCATGCCCTGGATAATCCAGGCCGGGTCAAAGGGCTCATCCTGGATGATGCCGAGCCCATCTATCCGCAGCTTTCGCGTCAGTGGGTGCAGAGGATGATAGCCGCCCAATTTTTATGGGCGCACCCCTTTGCTTTGGAGCGTATACAGAAGGAATCAGTCGAATGCGATCTTTACGATCGACTGCCGGAGATTCAGGTTCCTGTTTTGATTTTCCGCGGGGAACAGGAAGGCTCACTTCTCAGCAAAGCCGCGGCGCAGAAAATGATGGATCGTCTTCCCAAGGCGGAGCTGGTTCAGCTTCCCAACAGTGGACATGGCGCCAGTCCTGTGGATATCCCTGACTATCGGGATGCCATCGTGGAATTTCTTAATCGTCTGGATCCCCTGAGCGTAGCGCGTCCAGCATAGTACTGAGTTCCTTGCCCATGGTTTCGAGGCTAAAGAGCTGCCGCGCGGCCTCGGCCCGGGCCTGCCTTTGGCTCGTGGACTCCTGCGACGCCTGCCACAGTTTTTCCGTCAGCAGCGTGGCCGCCCGTTCTTCACTGAGTCCACGGTAACTGCTGCCAAAGCTTTTATCGCTCAGGCATTCCTCCAAAGACCCCACACCCGAAACAAAGAGCGGCACGCCGCAGAGCAAAAATTCCTCGGCCACCCGACAGATCACTTCCGATCCTAAACTTGAAATCACAGCCAAATCCGTGGCGCTCATCACTTCACCGATTCGATCGACGCGTTCCGCGCGCAGACGCCAATTTTCCCCTTCCCGCAGGCGATGATCAGCCGCCATCCGGCGCAGCTGCTCGGGGGAAATATTTGCGCCTTCACCGATGATTTCCAGGAAGGGCTCGGGTCGGTTCTTCGGCCAGAGCCGCAGCACCTGGCGAAAGATACTGAAAAAAGTCTGATGCCCTTTGATGGGATCGAGTCGACCCAATATGCGAAGAGTGGGACGTCTGACCTCGGCGAATGCTTCGGGATGAAAATAAAACTTCCCCGAATCAATGCCGAGCGCCACAGACCAGACCGGCTGCCAGATGATGTTCTGAAAGCGTTCCTCAAGAATCCTGGCAGGCACCAGCATGGCCACGCAGTGCTGCATGTTCAGGCGCGTTTTAAGCGGCGGCAGGCGATCGGTCACATCCCTGTCCTGGCCTCGAAATCGCACCCGCAAAGTTCGCGGGATAAAGCGTGCGAGAAAAGTCTCCGGTCCGCCGAAGAGCAGGACGGCATCAGGGTTTATGCTCTTTTTCAAACGCCGCAGCTTGAGGCTTTCTTTCAGGCCGAAATCAACGAAGGAATCCCCAGGAAGATCGTAGGATCGCGCCCGACGCTCCCCCGGTGAATCCGTCAGCCCTGAAAAAAACACAGTCCAGCCGTTCAGCCGAAGAGCCCGCGCCGCGCTCAAGGCGTATTCCGTGATGGCACTGTTCCAGCGGTTGGAACAAAGGATCCAGGCAACTCCTTGACTCATGAAGGGCGCCTCTTTTCGATGATTTTCGCGTATTTGATATAGGCGTAGAGCGAGGAAATCAAAGCGTAGGTATAACCAGGATAGCCATCGAGAAAGCCCAGACGGAAAACATAGCGCGAGACAAATTCAAGCCAGGGCCGCAGCAGATGGCCCAGCATCGGCACGCGCTTGCCTTCCGCCATATGCCGCTCGGCAATCGCCGTGGTGTAGCGGTTGAAGCGTACGAAATAATCGCTTAGATCCCGGTAGCTATAATGCCAAAGAAGTCCCTGCGCAAGTCGCGCCACGCGGCCTGGTACTTTCAGTTCCTCGTGAATGCTGCCGACGTACCGGCCCTCACTTCGCAAAAAAAGCCGGACCGGCCAGTCCCGTGTTTTTCCGAAATGCATGCGCCTTCCCATGAAGACGAGCCGCCTTTGCACGCGGTACGCTTGAACCCCTGCCTCAGCGTCCGAAATGGCCCCTGAAATCGCATCCCGCAAGGAGGCGTCCAGTTCCTCGTCCGCATCCACGGAAAGCACCCAGCGGCGCGTTGCATGCGCGAGAGCGGCATTCTTATGCTCGGCGAAATTGGTGAAAGGGCGCTGGTAGACCCGCGCCCCGAATTCCTGGGCGATGGCCGCAGTTCGATCCGTACTGCCGGAATCGAGCACGATGATTTCACTGCCTGGGGGAAGGCTTTTGAGACAACGAGGAAGATTGGCTTCCTCATTGAAGGCGATGATAACGACAGAAAGATCGAGGGGCTCGTTCATGGGATCTCAAATGAGATGCCCCGATCGAGCTCTGACTGACCGAGGTCTGACCGATCGAGGTCTCACCGATCATGCCTGGAGCATCAGAAGGGGGCGTTGGTTGCCGTCCAATAATCCTGGTTTTCGTTGATCCGCAGCATGGCAGGGTATCCGGCCATCGAACCTTCGTCACGATTGTACTTCGTGAGAACGACGATCGTCGCGGCCTTGCCTTGTTTGATCACACGACCCACTGCGACAATGTAATTATATTGGTTTTTGATTTCAACATAATCACCGACAGTGCCAAGACGGGGGGTGACGGTGCAAAAGACTTTTTTGTCCTTGCCCTGGTCACGACTGGCATCCACAAAGGAGCTTTCCTTGAGTTTTTTACAGGCTTTCACAGCGGCCGCGAAGGACACGTTGGAAAGAAAAAACGAGGAGAGTACACCAGCAACCGAGATCATCCACATCCAATGCAAAAACGACTTCAACATCCGCATAAGAACTCCACATCAATTCCGCTTCTGGCCCAGCTCAACGGGATTCGGCCAGTTCTGCGGATTATAAAGCAATCCCTGTGCCTGTCAATATGCCTGTGACAAATTGATTTCGTTGGACTTTATTTGCGACCGTAAGATTCTTCCCTCGACAGCTGTCAGGAAACCTTACACTCTGGGGGCGAACCATCGCTGAAGGAGGGGCTTATGAATCGGTTATCACAGGAAATTTCTCCATATTTGCTGCAGCACGCTCATAACCCCGTGGATTGGTATCCCTGGGGCGAGGAAGCCTTTGCGCGCGCCCGCCAGGAGAATAAACCCATATTTCTTTCCATTGGCTACGCAACCTGTCACTGGTGCCATGTGATGGAAGGCGATTCCTTTGAAAAAGAGGACGTTGCGGCCATCCTGAATCAATATTTCGTGCCGGTGAAAGTCGATCGCGAGGAACGTCCCGATGTGGACGCGATTTATATGCGGGCTGTGCAGGCCATGAACCAAAGGGGCGGCTGGCCCCTGTCCGCGGCCTTGACTCCGGAAGGGAAGCCTTTCTGGGGCGGAACATTTTTTCCACGCGAGCAGTTTAAGCAGATTCTCGGACGTCTTGCGGAAGTCTGGAAGAATAAGCAGCAGGATATCGAAGACAGCGCCTTTGAACTGATGGAACACCTGAAAATGGTGGAGGATGAAGTCAGCCAGGAAAAGGACTTCGATACTCGGCCTTTGAAAGGTTTTTTGGAGCGGGAACTCAAGGCCTATGACCCGGAATGGGGCGGTTTCGGAAGCGCTCCGAAATTTCCGCCGGCCATGGCTTTGATGGCTCTCCTGCGCATTGCCCGAAACGAAGACGATGAGCGTGCCCGCGAAGCCGTGATCGGCACTTTGGATGGCATGGCTCGCGGCGGGATGCGCGATCATGTGGGGGGTGGGTTTCACCGTTATTCCGTGGATGCCACCTGGCTCGTGCCGCACTTTGAAAAAATGCTCTATGACAATGCGCTTTTGACTTTGGCCTATGCGGAAGGCTATCAGATCACGCGTTCCGATGACTATCGCGATGTCGTTGCCACGACGCTTTATTACGTCATGCACGATATGCAAAGCCCCGAGGGCGGTTATTACTCGGCAGAGGACGCGGACAGTGAAAAAACCGAAGGCAAGTTCTACGTCTGGTCGATGGACGAGCTGAAACAGATCTTCAATCCCGAAGAGCTGGAGCAGTTCCGCGGCTATTTCGAAGTGAAGGACGAAGGCAACTTTCATGTTGATCAGCGCGTGGAAGAGCTGGAGCAGGCGGCTGGACTGAAGGCGGTGCAAAGGGCCAATATTCTGCATCAGCAGAAAAGGCCGCGGCTTGCAACCATGGCCGATCCCATCTATCGCGACCTGATTGAAAAATTGCAGAAGGTCCGGGAAAAACGCGTGCGTCCCCTAAGGGATGATAAGGTCCTGGCCGCGTGGAATGGCCTTATGATCGGCGCGATGGCCAAGGCTCATAAAGTCTTCGGTGAAATTGCCTGGCTGCAAAGCGCGCAAAGAGCGGCTGACTTCGTGCTCACGCGCATGCGGAAAGATGGGCGTCTGCAAAGGTCTCATCGAGCCGGTCAGACCCGTTTCAATGCCTATCTTGAAGATTATGCCGGCATGATCTTCGGACTTATCGAACTCTATGAGGCCAGCTTTGATGCGAAGTGGCTACGGGCTGCGATTGAACTGCAGAATAAGCAGGATGAACTTTTCTGGGATGAATTGGGCGGCGCTTACTTCGATCATGATGGCGAGGATGGAACCGTACTTTTGCGCGGCAAGGACTTTTTGGATAACGCGACGCCAGCGGGCAACAGTCTGAGCGCCTGGAATATCCTGCGACTGAGCGCGATGAGCGGCAGTCTGGAGCGGGAAGCCAAGGCCGAGCAGATTCTGCGCAAGACCGCCGACCTGATGCAAAGATTTCCCGGTTCCTTTCCGATGTTGATGCTGGCGCTGGATTGGATCAGCGGGCAGCACTGGGAAGTGGTCATCGCGTCGGAGCATCCAGAAAAGGATCTCCGTTGGCCCGAGCTGAGTCCGGCTTTTACTCCACACGCTGTCTTTTTGAAAGCGGATGAAAGTCTGGCTGACCTGTGTCCGAACCTATCCGGCAAAGACACACGAGGCGGAAGGACGCTTTACTATCTTTGTGAAAAAGGCAGTTGCCAGCAGCCAACGGATGATGCTGAACTGGTGCGCAGTATGCTGCGAGACTCACCAACCAGATAAGGGGAAAGCGTCACATGGCCCAGGCAAGGACAGCAGACGAGTGGATCCGTTGTTTGAATCTAACGCCGCATCCCGAGGGCGGTTACTATCGGGAGAGCTATCGCTCTTCCGGCCTGATCGCGGAATCCTCGCTCCCGACCGGCATGAAGGGGGAGCGCTGCTACGGAACAGCCATTTACTTTCTCTTACGGTCTGGTCAGGTTTCGCGCTGGCACCGCATTAAAAGCGATGAACTTTGGTTTTATCACGCCGGCGCGCCTTTGGAAGTCATTGTGCTTTTGAATGATGACTGTGAAAAGAGGCTGCTTTTGGGCCTTGATATCGCGGCCGGTCAGCATCCGCAGGTCATGGTGCCCGCCGGATGCTGGTTTGGATCGCGCCTTGCGGCTGGTCGCGAGGATTACAGCCTCGTCAGCTGCACGGTTTCACCGGGCTTTGATTTTCAGGATTTTCAGCTGGCGACGTCACAGGACACGGAAAAATTTCCTGCTCTTTGGAAGCATCCCGAGCTTCTTCCTGTGATGAATACGCAGCGCTAGAACGCAGGGGTCCCAGGACCCCGGGATTTCCTTCCCTGATTTCCGCCATATAGAACAAGACCTCCGCTTTTTTCTTATTTCTTCTCAGGTCTTTTTTCGATTTTCCGAATTCCCTTCAAGAAACTGATACGTTTCTCCGAAAAGAACTCAAGAGTCACCGATTTATACGGGTGCAAAGAATTGAGTATGAATCATCTCCATCGCCGCACTCTTGCCTCAGTTATGAGCGCCATCATGCTGCTGACCGTGGCGTGCAAAAACGAGAATTTCGGGAAAACGCCCAGCAGCAACAGCAAAAGCGTGAACCCCGAACCATCCACCAAAACACCGACCGCAGCGCCGAAGGATGCAATTCCGCGCGTGGAATATCCAGGCGGTGATCCCAGTGACTTCACCAACTTTGAAGTGGGTGAGGAGGCCTCGATTGCCACCGACATCACAGGCACCTATCTTTCCATTCCCAAAGGAATCCTGGAAGCCGGCAAAGCCATTGCCATCCGGGCTCAGGAAAAGGTTACCGATGCCATGGTGCAGTCCATCAAGCTTGTGGTCCCCAAAAACGCCTTGCCTTCGGAAAATAATCTTGTCGTTCTTTATCAAATGACGACGGAAAAAGGCGAAGCCTTCTATGGATTGATTCCGCGAAAGGACCTTGAGGTCAAGGCCGATTCCATTAGCTTTCAGCCCAAAGGCCTTGGTGTCTATCAGGCGGCCATGGCTCCAGTTCTAATCCCGGAGGCGCGTCAGGTTCCACTTCTGACCGTAAACACGCCGCGCCTGAAACTTCTTTTCAGCTATAATACCCCCGACATCGCCAGTGATATCGTGATCGATGGAACGGCTGCCTACGTTGCGGATGGCAACGGCATCGAAATTTTAAACTGGTCCGCTGCAAACGGCTTGAGCGCCAATACCCGGGTCAATGGAACGGGAACCATCAATTCGATTATCAAAGCAGGGAGCCGCTTTTATGTTGCGGCGGGCGCTGCAGGGCTCGGTGTCCTCGATCCTTTGAACCTTACGCTTCAGATGACCGATGCACGCGGCGTGACCAATGGCATCGCCGTGGCGGCAAATCTGAATAACATCTATGTGACCCAGGAAGCGACAGGAGACAATGGTACACGCCCCGGCATCTCACGCTTTGATATCCAGCAGGCGCAGCCTCGCTATGAAGTCACCGGCGCTCTGGGGCCGGATGACAGCACGCCCAATGCCTTCGCCATTCAGATTTCCGGAACGGTTGCTTATGGACTCTGCCGCACGGGAATTTCCAGCTATGATATCACCCAAAACGATCGCATCAATCTTATGAGTCGCGTGGAGCTTGATGGTTCAGGTGAAAAAGTTCTCTTTCATGCCAGCCGCCTTTATGTGGCCGAGAAAAGCACCGGGATCATGTCCGTGAATGCCTTAAACCCCAGTACCCTCAGCATACTGGGCCGACTGAGTTTGCCGCAGGTTTTGGATATGGCCGCCACCGGCAAGTACCTTGTGGCCGTCGATGCCGTGCGTAAGGTCAGCCTTATTGATATCAGCGACCCTGCTCATCCTTTGATTCTGAATCAGATGCTGGTCGCCGGACTCCCGACGCGGGTCAAAATCTTTGGCGACTTTATTTTCATCACCATGGCCGATACCGGAGTGGCTGTCGTGGCCATTGAAACGCCCGCTGCGCTTTAAGCGCAAAAGGAAGGACAAGGATGTCCCGAGCGACACCTGACAAACCTGGATTCCTTCCAGCCCTGCTTGCGGGTCTTCTGAGCCTTGCTTTTCTCGCGCTTTATTTCACGCCGGTCCAGGATTATATTTCCAAACAAGTCAGTCGGCCTCTCGAATTCCGCTTTCGCGCCTGGATGGGTCAAACTCCAACGCTGGATCCACGTATTAAGATCTTTGCGTTTGATGACCAGACCGTGAGCTATCTCGGTTACCATGATCTCACTTTGGATGGCTGGCAAAAGCTGGCCGCGCATTTTGCGGCCAGGAATCCGCGGGCGCTCTACATAGATAAGCTCTTCAGTCTGCCGCTTCAGGAACGTGTTTACGACCCGCTCGATCCGAATAAAGCGAAGGCCTTTGTGGATGGCATGCGAGCGCTTGGTGTTCCTGTCATCTCGGGCGGCTTTATATCGGCTCTGCAGTTACCAGGGCGGCGGATGATGTCGCTCTTTCATCCTGACTACTATCTGAAAGATGCTCCGGCATGGCCACCCATTGAACAGGGATATTTCTATGGTCCCCATCCTTTTCTTCGCGATGCCTTCCGTATCGGGCACATCACTAACAGCGACTTTGGTTATGCAAGACCTTTCATTCGCA from Oligoflexus sp. encodes:
- a CDS encoding alpha/beta hydrolase, with the protein product MNAWKDDSMYNAYPKLVEDGCSTTDGVHLEMLRSKSFDGGIPMLTVPGMIGTASMFAERIEMIQPRPGIAFSHRGCGGSSSPSEGHYDFASRCLDITAVVEHYKLQEYFLYAFSRGVPLAVQHALDNPGRVKGLILDDAEPIYPQLSRQWVQRMIAAQFLWAHPFALERIQKESVECDLYDRLPEIQVPVLIFRGEQEGSLLSKAAAQKMMDRLPKAELVQLPNSGHGASPVDIPDYRDAIVEFLNRLDPLSVARPA
- a CDS encoding glycosyltransferase, which encodes MSQGVAWILCSNRWNSAITEYALSAARALRLNGWTVFFSGLTDSPGERRARSYDLPGDSFVDFGLKESLKLRRLKKSINPDAVLLFGGPETFLARFIPRTLRVRFRGQDRDVTDRLPPLKTRLNMQHCVAMLVPARILEERFQNIIWQPVWSVALGIDSGKFYFHPEAFAEVRRPTLRILGRLDPIKGHQTFFSIFRQVLRLWPKNRPEPFLEIIGEGANISPEQLRRMAADHRLREGENWRLRAERVDRIGEVMSATDLAVISSLGSEVICRVAEEFLLCGVPLFVSGVGSLEECLSDKSFGSSYRGLSEERAATLLTEKLWQASQESTSQRQARAEAARQLFSLETMGKELSTMLDALRSGDPDD
- a CDS encoding glycosyltransferase family 2 protein — its product is MNEPLDLSVVIIAFNEEANLPRCLKSLPPGSEIIVLDSGSTDRTAAIAQEFGARVYQRPFTNFAEHKNAALAHATRRWVLSVDADEELDASLRDAISGAISDAEAGVQAYRVQRRLVFMGRRMHFGKTRDWPVRLFLRSEGRYVGSIHEELKVPGRVARLAQGLLWHYSYRDLSDYFVRFNRYTTAIAERHMAEGKRVPMLGHLLRPWLEFVSRYVFRLGFLDGYPGYTYALISSLYAYIKYAKIIEKRRPS
- a CDS encoding cupin domain-containing protein, with translation MAQARTADEWIRCLNLTPHPEGGYYRESYRSSGLIAESSLPTGMKGERCYGTAIYFLLRSGQVSRWHRIKSDELWFYHAGAPLEVIVLLNDDCEKRLLLGLDIAAGQHPQVMVPAGCWFGSRLAAGREDYSLVSCTVSPGFDFQDFQLATSQDTEKFPALWKHPELLPVMNTQR
- a CDS encoding thioredoxin domain-containing protein, which translates into the protein MNRLSQEISPYLLQHAHNPVDWYPWGEEAFARARQENKPIFLSIGYATCHWCHVMEGDSFEKEDVAAILNQYFVPVKVDREERPDVDAIYMRAVQAMNQRGGWPLSAALTPEGKPFWGGTFFPREQFKQILGRLAEVWKNKQQDIEDSAFELMEHLKMVEDEVSQEKDFDTRPLKGFLERELKAYDPEWGGFGSAPKFPPAMALMALLRIARNEDDERAREAVIGTLDGMARGGMRDHVGGGFHRYSVDATWLVPHFEKMLYDNALLTLAYAEGYQITRSDDYRDVVATTLYYVMHDMQSPEGGYYSAEDADSEKTEGKFYVWSMDELKQIFNPEELEQFRGYFEVKDEGNFHVDQRVEELEQAAGLKAVQRANILHQQKRPRLATMADPIYRDLIEKLQKVREKRVRPLRDDKVLAAWNGLMIGAMAKAHKVFGEIAWLQSAQRAADFVLTRMRKDGRLQRSHRAGQTRFNAYLEDYAGMIFGLIELYEASFDAKWLRAAIELQNKQDELFWDELGGAYFDHDGEDGTVLLRGKDFLDNATPAGNSLSAWNILRLSAMSGSLEREAKAEQILRKTADLMQRFPGSFPMLMLALDWISGQHWEVVIASEHPEKDLRWPELSPAFTPHAVFLKADESLADLCPNLSGKDTRGGRTLYYLCEKGSCQQPTDDAELVRSMLRDSPTR